The Chitinophaga sp. H8 region AGATCAAAGACACTTATGCTGCTCAGGATGGCATGGCGGGACAACCCTTTTTGTATTCTTTTCTGGATGATGATTTTAACCGGTTATACCAGGCGGAGCAAAGAACGGGACAAATCTTTATTTCCCTAGCAGTGTTGGCCATCTTTATCGCTTCGCTGGGCGTGTTTGGATTGATTACCTATGCTGCTGAGCAGCGTACCAAGGAAATAAGCATCCGGAAGGTGTTAGGTGCTTCAGTATCCGGTATTGTGCTATTGTTGTCCAAAGATTTTTTAAAACTGGTACTTGCCGGTTTTATGATAGCTTCACCGATTGCTTGGTTTGTCATGAATAAATGGCTGGAGGGGTTTGCTTACCGGGTCAATATCCATTGGGAGGTATTTTTACTGGCCGCAATACTGGCTATATTGATTACGCTGTTGAGCATTGGTTTTCAGGCTATCAGAGCAGCTACAGCCAACCCGGTAAAGAGCTTGAAATCGGAATAATCCGGCCGTACTTAATTGCGGCGCTTTGGTTTTTTGGGCCGTGAATTGTAGAGATCATTGACATCATTGATGATCTTCGATTCATCTTCAGGGCCTTGTTTTACAGGGATTACAGATTGCAGTTCCAGGCGGGGCGTATATTTATACAGTGCTCTCACTTTAACAAACCGGGTAGTATCACCCAGATCCAGCAGGAGGTCTTGTCCCAATAGTTTTCCGGCAGATGTTTCAAACCAGATATTGGCGGTATCCAGGGGTAATATCTTGCCACTGCTGAATTTCGCTTCTACATTGAGGTAAAAGCGGATGCCCCGCTTCAGGCTGTCGGCGTAATGATTGAAACGTATACCGGTAACATGCGGTAGTACGAGTGTGGTTTCAAAAGGAACGGGGCCTGCATCTTTGAGTATTACTTTTATCCTTATCTGGTAATGTTGCCGTTGCAGATGGGCGCGGTCAAAGGTGAGGTATCCGTTTTGAATAGTACCATCCGGAGAACTGGCCTGGATATTACTCCAGCGGTAGTTACCTTGCATAAATCCGGTAGTTTCCCGGGTGGTACTATCTGAATAGATCAACTGAAAACCCACCGGTATCCGGTTGTAAAGTTCTGCTACTGAGGCAGAATCGTAATAGGCCTGCACCCGTACAATACTTGCTTTTTGCCCAAAGGAGCTTAATGTGTAAAGCAGCGCTGCCAGCAGAAAAGATACTTTCAATGGTGGTTGTTTTCAGTAGTGATGAAAAAATCGTTCCAACTTTACTTCTGGTAGATCCTTACATAATCCACTTCCATGGTCTGGGGGAAAATGCTGTCATCTACTCCTTTTTGTCCGCCCCAGTTGCCACCTACAGCAATGTTGAGGATGAGGTAAAAAGGGCTGTCATATGGCCAGGCATCTTTACCACTATGGTCGTTATTAAAAGTAAAGTAAAGTTTATCATCTACAAAAGCGGTGAGCTGTTCCGGCGTCCATTCAATAGTATACTCATGGAAGGCGGTGGTCGCATCGGGCACCTGGGTAGTGGCTGTTTTTTGTGTACCGATCACATGGTTATACTTTTTGGTGTGAACAGAGGCATGAATTTTACCTTCATCATATCCTACATGTTCCATGATATCAATTTCCCCATCATCGGGCCATTTTAGGTCCGGGGTAGAAGCCAGCATCCAGATAGCGGGCCAGGTGCCGGTACCTTTAGGTAATCTGGCTTTTACGGTGATCTTTCCGTAGGTCCAGTCACCTTTACCCTTCGTGATTAGTTTGGCAGAAGTATAAGCCCTGTTTTCCCAGGTTTCCTTGCGGGCTTCAATAATCAGGTGGCCGTTTTCCACGCGAGCATTTTCCGGACGTGCAAGGGTGTAATACTGCAGTTCGTTGTTCCCAAATCCATGGCCCCCGGTATTATAGCTCCATTTGGAGGTATCCGGAGCGCCTTGGTAGTTAAATTCATCTGACCAGACCAGTTTCCAATCCTTTGCAGTAGCAGAAGGAGCGGTTTTAGGCTGACAGGCAGTAAAAAAGCACCCTGTAGTAAATAGCAGGGCTGTTAAAAAGCCGGATGTATAGGTCATATTGTTCTAAATTTTGTTTTAAAAGGAAATTTCAGAAGTGCCAATGCTGCACTTTGGTTATTTCTGCCTGTAGTTCAGCTTTCAGGCGGGTTACTATCTGAGGGATGGTACTGATGTCCGCTACCATTTCCACGCTGTGTCCGGCGCTCCATAACTGATGGTAGGCCCCGGGGCGGATAGCTTGTTCCAGCTTTTTCATGCCCCGCAGTTGCACCAGCATTTTAAAGTACTTACGGGTACGATGGTGTTTGCTCAGCATTTTTTCCATCCAGTTTTGTTTATACCCTATTTTCTTTGCAACGGGTGTATTGATGATGTTGCAGGGTGTACCGGAAAGTCTTTCTGTAAGCACAATATCATCCATTCCATATTCGAGGATGGCTTGTTTGTACTCCTGGCTTACTG contains the following coding sequences:
- a CDS encoding glycoside hydrolase family 16 protein; amino-acid sequence: MTYTSGFLTALLFTTGCFFTACQPKTAPSATAKDWKLVWSDEFNYQGAPDTSKWSYNTGGHGFGNNELQYYTLARPENARVENGHLIIEARKETWENRAYTSAKLITKGKGDWTYGKITVKARLPKGTGTWPAIWMLASTPDLKWPDDGEIDIMEHVGYDEGKIHASVHTKKYNHVIGTQKTATTQVPDATTAFHEYTIEWTPEQLTAFVDDKLYFTFNNDHSGKDAWPYDSPFYLILNIAVGGNWGGQKGVDDSIFPQTMEVDYVRIYQK